One genomic segment of Longimicrobiaceae bacterium includes these proteins:
- a CDS encoding rhamnogalacturonan acetylesterase produces MRLLRLLPLLLLLAAFAAPEPPVTVYLTGDSTAAPKRVHRRPETGWGEALQQYFDPDRVRVENHARNGRSTRTFIEEGRWQAVLDRLRPGDYVLVQFGHNDASPEKKDRYTPPADYRANLVRFVAEARAKQAHPVLLTPVRRRRFDASGALVDTHGEYPDLVRAVAAEHGVPLIDAHRASAEVLTRYGAEGSRKLFLHLAPGESANYPKGLEDNTHSSPLGAEVMAALVVEGIRAAGIGLADHLPAVAAP; encoded by the coding sequence ATGCGACTGCTGCGCCTTCTCCCGCTCCTCCTCCTGCTGGCGGCGTTCGCCGCCCCGGAGCCGCCCGTCACCGTGTACCTGACGGGCGACTCCACCGCCGCGCCCAAGCGGGTGCACCGGCGGCCGGAGACCGGGTGGGGGGAGGCGCTGCAGCAGTACTTCGACCCGGACCGGGTGCGGGTGGAGAACCACGCCCGGAACGGGCGGAGCACGCGCACCTTCATCGAGGAGGGGCGCTGGCAGGCCGTGCTCGACCGGCTCCGGCCGGGCGACTACGTCTTGGTCCAGTTCGGCCACAACGACGCCTCGCCGGAGAAGAAGGACCGCTACACCCCGCCCGCGGACTACCGCGCCAACCTGGTCCGCTTCGTCGCCGAGGCACGCGCGAAGCAGGCGCACCCGGTGCTCCTCACCCCGGTGCGCCGGCGCCGCTTCGACGCGTCCGGGGCGCTGGTGGACACCCACGGCGAGTACCCGGACCTCGTGCGCGCGGTGGCGGCGGAGCACGGGGTGCCGCTGATCGACGCGCACCGCGCCTCCGCGGAGGTGCTCACGCGCTACGGGGCGGAGGGCTCGCGGAAGCTGTTCCTCCACCTCGCCCCCGGGGAGAGCGCCAACTACCCCAAGGGGCTCGAGGACAACACCCATTCCTCGCCGCTGGGGGCCGAGGTGATGGCCGCCCTGGTGGTGGAGGGGATCCGCGCGGCCGGGATCGGCCTCGCCGACCACCTGCCGGCGGTGGCGGCGCCATGA
- the pelA gene encoding pectate lyase codes for MTRTFALLLLALLSAGASAAQSRPAPEKAAYLAPERIAALPAPERRAWERYLAESRRWREIDRRALEAELRAAGTERLTPAPTARGFWVEREMTPEWFRGEEARRIADAVVSFQTPAGGWSKRMELARPRRPGEGWTSEGHSLWLGTFDNDATTEQLRFLAGAYAGHRDPRYRAAFLRGLDYVLRAQFPNGCWPQVYPLAGSYHDAATFNDDAMLNVLRLLQKVGRGELAFVPEGARRRAREAVERGTECILESQVVVDGRRTLWGQQHDPLTLAPVGARSYEHASLSGAEGAGIFRFLMSLDAPDARVRSAVRGAAAWLRENALWGWDYHGNARVTPRPGAGPIWARFAEIGTNRPLFSNRDGVIRYDPRELTDRAEGYAWFTTEPAAHLREYEKWSRRHAEPALAVPAPPRVSAVVDAGYAGPEGARGRGVPTYRSIARAVADAPAEGGAPYVVSVRKGRYREKVNVERANVHLVGEDRDGTVLTYDAAAGMKSPGGWTYGTRGSWTLRVAAPGFRLENMTVENAFDYPGNAAKAETDPTRLRGTQAVAVMLDEGSDRAVFRDCAITGHQDTLFPNAGRSWFHRCTIVGSVDFIFGAGVAVFEESDLVSRDRGSRSNNGYVTAPSTPASQPYGFVFLRSRLRKERPEMAPASVALGRPWHPSGNPHVDPSAVFLDSWMDDHVGAEGWAPMNSRDAAGHQQTWVPEGARFFEHGTTGPRAVASPARRVLPPERLAEFSVERVLGGWDPRR; via the coding sequence ATGACGCGGACCTTCGCGCTCCTCCTCCTCGCGCTCCTCTCCGCCGGGGCTTCCGCGGCGCAGTCGCGGCCGGCCCCCGAGAAGGCCGCCTATCTCGCGCCGGAGCGGATCGCCGCCCTCCCCGCGCCGGAGCGGCGGGCGTGGGAGCGCTACCTGGCCGAGTCCCGCCGCTGGCGCGAGATTGACCGTCGGGCGCTGGAGGCGGAGCTGCGGGCGGCGGGCACCGAGCGCCTCACCCCGGCGCCGACCGCGCGCGGCTTCTGGGTCGAGAGGGAGATGACGCCGGAGTGGTTCCGGGGGGAGGAGGCGCGCCGGATCGCGGACGCCGTGGTCTCCTTCCAGACCCCCGCCGGCGGCTGGTCCAAGCGGATGGAGCTCGCCCGGCCGCGGCGGCCGGGCGAGGGGTGGACGAGCGAGGGGCACTCGCTCTGGCTGGGCACCTTCGACAACGACGCCACCACGGAGCAGCTCCGCTTCCTGGCCGGCGCGTACGCCGGGCACCGCGACCCGCGGTACCGGGCGGCCTTCCTCCGGGGCCTGGACTACGTGCTCCGCGCGCAGTTCCCCAATGGCTGCTGGCCGCAAGTGTACCCGCTGGCCGGCTCGTACCACGACGCGGCCACCTTCAACGACGACGCGATGCTGAACGTCCTCCGGCTCCTCCAGAAGGTGGGCCGCGGGGAGCTCGCCTTCGTGCCGGAGGGGGCGCGGCGGCGGGCGCGGGAGGCCGTGGAGCGGGGGACGGAGTGCATCCTGGAGAGCCAGGTGGTGGTGGACGGCCGCCGTACCCTGTGGGGGCAGCAGCACGACCCGCTCACCCTGGCGCCGGTGGGGGCGCGCAGCTACGAGCACGCCTCGCTGAGCGGGGCCGAGGGCGCCGGGATCTTCCGCTTCCTGATGAGCCTCGACGCGCCCGACGCGCGGGTGCGGTCGGCGGTGCGGGGCGCCGCCGCGTGGCTGCGGGAGAACGCGCTCTGGGGCTGGGACTACCACGGGAACGCCCGGGTGACGCCCCGTCCCGGCGCCGGTCCGATCTGGGCGCGCTTCGCCGAGATCGGCACCAACCGCCCCCTCTTCAGCAACCGCGACGGCGTGATCCGCTACGACCCGCGGGAGCTGACCGACCGCGCCGAGGGCTACGCCTGGTTCACCACGGAGCCGGCGGCCCACCTCCGCGAGTACGAGAAGTGGTCGCGCCGGCACGCGGAGCCCGCCCTCGCCGTCCCCGCGCCCCCGCGCGTCTCCGCGGTGGTGGACGCGGGGTACGCCGGGCCCGAGGGCGCGCGGGGGCGCGGCGTGCCCACGTACCGCAGCATCGCCCGCGCGGTCGCCGACGCGCCCGCGGAGGGCGGTGCGCCGTACGTCGTCTCGGTCCGGAAGGGCCGCTACCGCGAGAAGGTGAACGTGGAGCGGGCCAACGTCCACCTCGTGGGCGAGGATCGGGACGGAACGGTGCTCACCTACGACGCGGCGGCGGGGATGAAGAGCCCCGGCGGGTGGACGTACGGGACGCGGGGGAGCTGGACGCTGCGCGTGGCGGCGCCGGGCTTCCGGCTGGAGAACATGACGGTGGAGAACGCCTTCGACTACCCGGGGAACGCCGCGAAGGCCGAGACGGACCCCACCCGGCTGCGGGGGACGCAGGCGGTGGCCGTGATGCTGGACGAGGGGAGCGACCGCGCGGTGTTCCGCGACTGCGCCATCACGGGGCACCAGGACACGCTCTTCCCCAACGCGGGGCGGAGCTGGTTCCACCGCTGCACCATCGTAGGGAGCGTGGACTTCATCTTCGGCGCGGGGGTGGCCGTCTTCGAGGAGTCCGACCTCGTCTCGCGCGACCGGGGGAGCCGGAGCAACAACGGCTACGTCACGGCGCCGAGCACGCCGGCCTCCCAGCCGTACGGCTTCGTCTTCCTCCGGAGCCGGCTCCGCAAGGAGCGGCCGGAGATGGCGCCGGCCTCGGTGGCGCTCGGCCGCCCCTGGCACCCTTCCGGGAACCCGCACGTGGACCCGAGCGCCGTCTTCCTGGACAGCTGGATGGACGACCACGTGGGCGCGGAGGGGTGGGCGCCCATGAACAGCCGCGACGCGGCGGGGCACCAGCAGACGTGGGTGCCGGAGGGGGCGCGCTTCTTCGAGCACGGCACCACCGGGCCCCGGGCGGTGGCTAGCCCCGCGCGCCGCGTGCTGCCGCCGGAGCGGCTGGCGGAGTTCTCGGTGGAGCGGGTGCTCGGGGGGTGGGACCCGCGGCGGTAG